A window of Desulfonauticus submarinus contains these coding sequences:
- a CDS encoding transposase, whose product MIIDQEIRPYINNSHFKETFDLLRTVTGIGSKIGFIILSEIIDMKRFKNFDQLKSYVGLTPSVYSSGNTHYEYGLSLRKNSRLKYALIEASWVAIRKDPALLESYNKLITRMKKQQAIIRISKKLLSRIRYVLNKQPYVTGIVE is encoded by the coding sequence TTGATAATAGACCAGGAGATAAGACCTTATATAAATAACTCTCATTTTAAAGAGACCTTTGATCTTCTAAGAACAGTTACAGGAATAGGCTCTAAAATAGGTTTTATCATCTTGTCAGAAATTATAGACATGAAAAGATTTAAAAACTTTGATCAATTAAAATCATATGTGGGACTTACTCCTTCAGTATATTCTTCAGGAAATACCCATTATGAATATGGCCTTAGCCTTAGAAAGAATTCCAGATTAAAATATGCATTAATAGAGGCCTCATGGGTTGCAATTAGAAAAGACCCAGCACTACTAGAGAGTTATAATAAATTAATAACCAGAATGAAGAAACAACAAGCTATAATTAGAATATCCAAAAAGCTTTTATCTAGAATAAGATATGTATTAAATAAACAACCTTATGTAACAGGTATAGTAGAATAA